The genome window AGAGTCTACATGAATTTTGATGAAATAAAATCTTTGAATCCTGACTTAGTGGAAATTGCTTTGCACAGCCATTCTCATAAGAATTTTTCGCAAATGACATTATCAGAAGTGGAAGCAGATCTCCTAAAAAACATTGAAAGTTTAGAACAGAACAAAATCAACTTCACAAAAGTTTTGGCTTATCCTTACGGCAAATTTCCAAAAGAAAAAGAATTTTTCAAAATGCTCGACAAAATCGGAATTGAATCTGCAATGAGAATTGGAAATAATGTAGCATCTTATCCTTTTAAAAAGAGATTTGAAGTCAACCGTATCGATATCAAGTATGGTGATTCTTTAAAAGCCTTTAAATGGAAGCTTAAATTTGGGAAAACAAAACTTTAATCTAACAGTCTTTTGTATAATCCTTCATAAGATTCAGCCATGATTTTATAACTGAATTTTGAAGCTCTTTCTTTCAATTTCACAATATAATTTTCCTGAGCTGCATTAAATTTTTCAATTCCTTCATCATAGATTTTCTTCATAGAATCAGACGAAAAATCATTAAAGTAAAAAGCCAAATCCCCTCCAATTTCCGGAAGACTGGTTAAATTACTTAGGAAAACAGGCTTTCCAAAATGCATTGCTTCCACCGGCGGAATTCCAAAACCTTCTGCCAATGACGGATGACAATATGATTCGCAATTTTGAAGCAGAAAATATTTTTCATTATTCTCTACATTTTCAAGAATATGAACCTTCTTTTCTAAACCTAATTTTTTAACTTTTTCAAGGAATTTTTCTTTGTATTCAGATTTTGTAGAAGAAGTGATTAAAACCAATTCTCTTTCATTTCCAGTGATAAGATTGAGCAAAACTTCCTGATTCTTCTTTGGGAAAAGCACCCCAATATTGAGAATAAATTTTCTGCCGATAAACTCATATTTTTTTTCAGAACTAAAGGTTTCGTTTTCAGGAAAAGTTAATCCATTATATATCACGTCAACTTTTACATCGTTTTTTAGGGTAAAAAAATGTTTATTTTTAAGGAAATCATCCTTTACAAATTCTGAAATACAGACGATAGCATCTGCATTTCCTATATTTTTCTGAACAAGTTTCTTAGATTTCTCAATTTTTCTGGCAGAACTTTTATCATGAAGAAAATTTAAATCGTGCAGTGTAACAACTTTTTTCTGATTTGATTTTTTAGAATGAAAATAATCTGATAACTGATGTGTTACATGAATTAATGAAAAAGGCGAAGTATTTATTTTAATTTTTTTCTGCCAAAACTTCCAGTTAATGACCTTAAAATCAGACTGAGTTGCCGGAATATTTTTCTCTGGTCCGTAAAGAGTGTAATTGAAATGGCACAATTTTTCGTCTAATCCTCTGATTAATGAAATGCAAACATTTGCAATTCCTGATCTTGGATATTTAAGTCTCTCAACATCGATAAGAATATTCTTTTTCATGAAAAATATGGGCTTTTTCCCAAAAATAGAAATTTAAACTTTAAAATCTTTACTTTTGTTTTATGAAAATTTGTTTAATCAGTTTTGATTTTTGGCATTATGATGAACATATCGTAAATAAACTGAAAGAAAAAGGTGTAGAAGCGTACCACATCAACATCGGGGCTTTTACGCACAAAAACTTTGGGGCAAGGGTGAAAAATGCGATGAGCAAAGTTTTTATTGGAAAAAATCTGAAGCACGAAAAAAGACAAAATTTCATCATCGATTCTCTGAAAAAAATAGGAAAACAGGATCAAATATTAGTCATCAATCCTGAAGGTATAGAAGAGCATGTGCACGAAGTGATCAGAAAATATGCAGACCGAAATATTGCCTATTTATATGACAGCATGTCGAGAAACCCTGCTCAACATATTTTACATTTTTTTGATACCATTTTCTCTTTTGATGATGAAGATGTAAAAGAACATGGATTTAAAAAAATAACCAATTACAATTATCTAAAACACTGCCCTTCTGAAGAGCAAAATCCAAATCTAGATCTTTTTTACATCACTTCGTATGATGCGCAGCGATTACAGAAACTTAATCTTTTAATCAACCAAATTGACAATTTAAACATTAATTTTAAAACGATTGTGGCCGGAAAGAAAAGCTGGAAAAATAAGATTGCACAGATTGTTGATTCTAAAAATATCAATATCATTAAGTTCAGAACCAAAAATATTCCTCAACAATCATTACCAAAACTATACAAAAACACAAAAGTGATCCTTGATCTTCAGCGAGATAATCAAATGGGGCTAAGTTTCCGTATTTTTGAGGCGATGGCTTTGGAGAAAAAATTTATTACTGATAATCGCACCATTAAAAATTACGATTTTTATAATCCTGAAAATATTTTGATTCTTAATGATGATTTCACTAATATTGAAAAGTCTTTTTTTGAAACCGATTATCAAAAGCTTCCGGACGACATTTATTACAAATACACCCTGGATAATTGGGTGAATACTGTTTTTAATTTGAGCTAAATGACAAAAACTTCTGTTGCACTTTGTACGTATAACGGCGAAAAATTTATCCGTGAGCAAATTGATTCTATTCTTAACCAATCTTTGAAAATAGATGAAATTGTAGTGTGCGACGATGGATCAACAGATCAAACCAAGAATATTTTATCGGAATACGAAAATAAGTTTCCAAATATTTTCAAAATTCATTTCAATGAAAAAAATTTACGAAGTGTAAAAAACTTTGAAAAAGCCATTTCACTTTGTAGCGGCGAAATTATATTTTTAAGCGATCAGGATGATGTTTGGGAAAACAATAAAGTGAAAATTTTCAGTGATTTTTTTGAAAATAACCAAAGTATTGATGTTGTATGCTCAAACGGATTTATTATCGATGAAAACAGTTCGCAACAAAATCTGTATACTGTTTGGGATGCCCCCAATTTTTTAAGCGAAAACAAAAAAGAAATCAACTATTTTAAAATTTTTGCAACCATTGGAAACTTTGCAACAGGAGCTTCAATGGCTATCAGAAAATCATTTATTAATCAGATTTTGCCCTTTCCAACGGTTGAGGGTTTACATCACGACGAGTGGATTGCATTGGTTTCTTCTGAACAGAAAACGTTTGCTTTTCTAAATGATAAACTCCTCTCCTATCGTATTCACAGCGCACAGCAAGTCGGAGGAATTTCTTATTCTAAAGATAAGGCTTCTAAAGAAAAACTGATCAACCGTTTTGATTATGCTAAAAAACCTAAGATCTTCAGAGATTTTAAAATAAAGCTGAGAACGCTTAATGATAAAGAAAGAAAACTTTCTACTTATCTTGAAAATGATTCTAATGAACATGTAAAGAAGTTCTTGAAAGAAGTTCAGCATGAAAAATCAGCTTTATACCAAAAATTAAAATCTGAGCATTTTACTCTTTTCTTATTCTTTAAATATTTTTACCGATGAACAGAATCCTCATCATCATGCATAACTATGCAGGACTTTCAGACCTCATCAAAAAAAATCTTGAGTATCTGAATTATGACAATGTAGATTTTTTACTGTATTCTGATGAAAAATTCAGATATAAAAACTGGCGTGAGCAACTTAATAATATTTACCGAAAAACAGTTTTAGGAGATAAAAAATATAAAGAAATTCTAAGGAAAGCTTTCATAGAAAATACATTGCTCGAAAAGGCAAAAAGATTACCCGAATACGAAACGATTCTAGTGATAACTACCGATTTTTTTTCGGAAGATTTTTTAAACATTATCAGAACAAAAACTAAAAAATTAATTGGTAATCATTGGGACGGTCTCAACAGAACGCCGAATGTTTATTCAAAGCTTAAATTTTTTGATAAGTTTTATGTATTTGATAAAAACGATGTTGATGAAAAGAAAAACATCTTCTTTCTGACTAATTTCTTTTTTAATTTTGAAGAAAATAATACTCAACCAACTATTAAAAATGATGTTTTCTATATTGGAACGTATGTGGAAGAGCGATTTAAAACATTAAAAGAAATTTCAGCAATTTTAAGCCTGAAAAAAATCACACAAAAAATACTGCTTTTCAGTTGGGATAAGAGAGAACCTGAAGGAGAAATCAATTTCACCAATCAGTTTTTGACTTATGATGAGAATATGAGTTGGGTCAAAAGCTCAAAAGCTCTTTTAGACTTAAAACTGAAAGAACATAACGGATTGTCTTTCCGGTTTTTTGAAGCGTTGAAATACGAAAAAAAATTAATTACTGATAATCCGGATGTGAAAAATTACGATTTTTACAGACAAGAAAATATCTTCATCATCGATGAAGATGCTGAAGAGAATCTGAATAGTTTTATTGAAAATCCTTATCAGGAAATTCCTGCAGAAATCAAAAATAAATATAGCTTTGAAAGCTGGTTTAAAACACTTATTTCTTAAGACATGAGCGAGAAAATTTCTATCATTATTCCTTACTACAAAGGTGAAGACTATATTCATGAAACCTTAAAAAGTGTTTATGATCAAACTTATCCGGATTTTGAAGTAATTATTGTGAATGATGGTTCTGAACGTGCCGTTTTAGATTTAATTGAAACAAACGAAGCTTTTAAAAATTTAAAAATCATTCATCAGGAAAACCAAGGACAATCTTCTGCCAGAAACAATGGTGTGAAATCTGCCACAGGAAAATATATTCTCTTTCTGGATTGCGATGATCTTATCGACAAAACATTTTTAGAAAAAACACATCAGATTCTTTCAAAAAATAAAGAAGTAAGAATCTGCTATACAAAAGGTAAATTCTTCGAAAAAACAGATAAAGAATGGGTTTTGCAGCCGTTCAACACCTTTGATTTCTTAATTGAAAACTGCATTCCGATTACTGCGCTTATCTATAAAGAAGATTTTGAAAAAGTGGGTGGTTTTGATACTCAATTAAACTACTACGAAGATTGGGATTTCTGGATTTCTTTAGTCGAAATCGGCATAAAAGTTCATAAAATTGATGAGTTTTTATTTTTCTACAGAATCAGAAATACAACAGATTCGCTGACCAATACAAGCATCGATAACAGCTCGAGACTGTCTGATAATTTCTTTGAGATTTATAAAAAACATTATACTTTTTACAAACAAAACGGATTAGATTTTCATAACATTATGAGCTTAATCCGTGAGAATAAAAAGTATAAAGCCAAATATTACAATGAATGGTACAGAAAATTGATGTATCAGTTTTTTAAGCCTAAAAAATATCAGAAAATTTATAAAAATTAATTCTCGAAACCTAAATACTGAAGCATCTTTTTAATATTCTGCTCCTGAGTTTCTATAGAGAATTTTGAAAGCGGTAAAAGGCTATTCTCATGTAAAGTCTGCCAAAGATTTTCATTATCGTATAATTCAAGAATTTTATCTGCGAAATTTTGAGGATTTTCATCCGAAATCAAAGCTGTTTTTTGATCTTCAAGACTCATTCCTTCCGCTCCTATTCCTGTGGTAATTACAGGTAATTTAAATTCTAAAGCTTGTCCGATTTTTCCTTTTACTCCAGCTCCGTAACGAAGTGGTGCTACAAAAACTCTTGAATTTTCAAACCAAAAATCTACGGTTTCCTGATAACCCAAAATCTGGAAGCGATCAGAATGGTATTTTTCTTTTAAATCTGCAGGGAAATCTGGTCCCAAAATGAAAATCTCAATCTGATTATTTTTTGCCCAAACTAATGGCAGAATCTGATCATGCAAAAATTTTACAGCATCAATATTCGGCAAATGATTGTAACCGCCGATGAAAAGCAAACCTTCTCTTTCAGAAAAACTTAATGGAACATTCTCTACAGGTTTGTGAATATTACTTACCGTGAAAATTTTATCTTTTTTGACACCGTTTTCAGAAACTGTATTTTTTTCTTCATCGCTGATAGAAATCACTGCATCTGAAATATTCATTCCGGCATATTCTTTTTCTTTGAAGAAATTTATTTCCTTTTCTCTTTCTTTTGTAACGACATCGATATAATTATTTTCACGCTCTAATCTCAGATAATGAAGGTCAACCATATCATAAATAATTTTTTGACCGCTTATCTTACCATTGATTAAATTGTACCAATGATTAAAACCTAAAGGTCTGAAAATCCAAATTACATCAACGTACGACAAAGCGTTTACAACCTGATCTTCTACATTTATAATTTTATTTTGAGCATTTACATAATCTCTGCAAATTTCAACACCTGCATTTTGAAAATAAGGAATGTAATCTGAATCTTTAGTTGCGTCAAAATGTTTAACCGCCAAAACAATGTGATGTCCGTTTTTCTGAAGAATTTTTATAATTTCCATAAATCTTCTTGAACCCGAATCCTGATCTGGTTTTGGCATATTTTCTTCCAGAAAAAGAAAATTTGGAATTTTATAATGGGAACCGTAATTGGTTTTCTGGCTTTTCACATTTTTTTTATCTGTAAAATAAGAATTCCAATGGTTGGCAAAATCCACTTTATCATTGTTAGTTGCTGTTTTAAAAGAATTATTAAAACAGGTAACTTCTGAAAGTGGTTGATAATAAGTATTTAAATTTTCTTCTTTCTTTAGCTCCAAACACAGATTAGCTACTGCAAAATATGATGAAGAAAAGTTTTCATTCAGTAAATTTAAATCTCCTTTTTGGTTGATTTTACTGAACAATAAACTTCCAGTGCAAAAATCTACTTTTCTTACAAAATTAAATTGAGGAGCATCAATCGCATCAGATTTACCTAATTCTATGATTTCAGAATTTTCAAAAACTAAATTTCCGGCTTCTA of Chryseobacterium scophthalmum contains these proteins:
- a CDS encoding glycosyltransferase family protein; this encodes MKICLISFDFWHYDEHIVNKLKEKGVEAYHINIGAFTHKNFGARVKNAMSKVFIGKNLKHEKRQNFIIDSLKKIGKQDQILVINPEGIEEHVHEVIRKYADRNIAYLYDSMSRNPAQHILHFFDTIFSFDDEDVKEHGFKKITNYNYLKHCPSEEQNPNLDLFYITSYDAQRLQKLNLLINQIDNLNINFKTIVAGKKSWKNKIAQIVDSKNINIIKFRTKNIPQQSLPKLYKNTKVILDLQRDNQMGLSFRIFEAMALEKKFITDNRTIKNYDFYNPENILILNDDFTNIEKSFFETDYQKLPDDIYYKYTLDNWVNTVFNLS
- a CDS encoding glycosyltransferase; the encoded protein is MGIKRFFKNKIKDYQFIKNRRKISVDLQNLDFFKSHSFNFSAQTNPEVSIIIHGINDLKMVLNCLYAIEKYNQNISKEVIVINEDRANQEYLEKIKGITLSNNEDSNGLAPAINHSIEKAKGKFIYLLDSHVLVQENYLSGLIEVFNTKENVGAVGSKMISAENTIIEAGNLVFENSEIIELGKSDAIDAPQFNFVRKVDFCTGSLLFSKINQKGDLNLLNENFSSSYFAVANLCLELKKEENLNTYYQPLSEVTCFNNSFKTATNNDKVDFANHWNSYFTDKKNVKSQKTNYGSHYKIPNFLFLEENMPKPDQDSGSRRFMEIIKILQKNGHHIVLAVKHFDATKDSDYIPYFQNAGVEICRDYVNAQNKIINVEDQVVNALSYVDVIWIFRPLGFNHWYNLINGKISGQKIIYDMVDLHYLRLERENNYIDVVTKEREKEINFFKEKEYAGMNISDAVISISDEEKNTVSENGVKKDKIFTVSNIHKPVENVPLSFSEREGLLFIGGYNHLPNIDAVKFLHDQILPLVWAKNNQIEIFILGPDFPADLKEKYHSDRFQILGYQETVDFWFENSRVFVAPLRYGAGVKGKIGQALEFKLPVITTGIGAEGMSLEDQKTALISDENPQNFADKILELYDNENLWQTLHENSLLPLSKFSIETQEQNIKKMLQYLGFEN
- a CDS encoding polysaccharide deacetylase family protein, which produces MVQFLKRVLGLSKKESIRILMYHQILPQSIAYKNDLIVTVENLEEQLIYIKNNFKTVFFKDLEASKSIENKIILTFDDGYYNNLQYLIPLLEKHQLKATIFIPTEFIQNNLNGEERVYMNFDEIKSLNPDLVEIALHSHSHKNFSQMTLSEVEADLLKNIESLEQNKINFTKVLAYPYGKFPKEKEFFKMLDKIGIESAMRIGNNVASYPFKKRFEVNRIDIKYGDSLKAFKWKLKFGKTKL
- a CDS encoding glycosyltransferase family 4 protein, with amino-acid sequence MKKNILIDVERLKYPRSGIANVCISLIRGLDEKLCHFNYTLYGPEKNIPATQSDFKVINWKFWQKKIKINTSPFSLIHVTHQLSDYFHSKKSNQKKVVTLHDLNFLHDKSSARKIEKSKKLVQKNIGNADAIVCISEFVKDDFLKNKHFFTLKNDVKVDVIYNGLTFPENETFSSEKKYEFIGRKFILNIGVLFPKKNQEVLLNLITGNERELVLITSSTKSEYKEKFLEKVKKLGLEKKVHILENVENNEKYFLLQNCESYCHPSLAEGFGIPPVEAMHFGKPVFLSNLTSLPEIGGDLAFYFNDFSSDSMKKIYDEGIEKFNAAQENYIVKLKERASKFSYKIMAESYEGLYKRLLD
- a CDS encoding glycosyltransferase family 2 protein, whose amino-acid sequence is MTKTSVALCTYNGEKFIREQIDSILNQSLKIDEIVVCDDGSTDQTKNILSEYENKFPNIFKIHFNEKNLRSVKNFEKAISLCSGEIIFLSDQDDVWENNKVKIFSDFFENNQSIDVVCSNGFIIDENSSQQNLYTVWDAPNFLSENKKEINYFKIFATIGNFATGASMAIRKSFINQILPFPTVEGLHHDEWIALVSSEQKTFAFLNDKLLSYRIHSAQQVGGISYSKDKASKEKLINRFDYAKKPKIFRDFKIKLRTLNDKERKLSTYLENDSNEHVKKFLKEVQHEKSALYQKLKSEHFTLFLFFKYFYR
- a CDS encoding glycosyltransferase family 2 protein, which gives rise to MSEKISIIIPYYKGEDYIHETLKSVYDQTYPDFEVIIVNDGSERAVLDLIETNEAFKNLKIIHQENQGQSSARNNGVKSATGKYILFLDCDDLIDKTFLEKTHQILSKNKEVRICYTKGKFFEKTDKEWVLQPFNTFDFLIENCIPITALIYKEDFEKVGGFDTQLNYYEDWDFWISLVEIGIKVHKIDEFLFFYRIRNTTDSLTNTSIDNSSRLSDNFFEIYKKHYTFYKQNGLDFHNIMSLIRENKKYKAKYYNEWYRKLMYQFFKPKKYQKIYKN